The proteins below come from a single Octopus sinensis linkage group LG10, ASM634580v1, whole genome shotgun sequence genomic window:
- the LOC115216728 gene encoding transcription factor AP-4 isoform X2, protein MQSINAGFQSLKTLLPHHAGEKLSKAAILQQTSEYISSLERDKTTVMAENDRLRQQLMNINNTLNSINAAVAEESPPPKRKKRDTESSDEGIGLCEESTQLDEMRKKLLDIQLHFDQEKRMRLKFEDRSRALEAKLQKLSSHVLDKEAVMSLNEVDEKPSQPLFNSSMSRRNLETIVEAIRHLEGDRIGLAIEEQQHPNNNNNMSQFDEVECINAPPAHQHGNAVYNSSGGRGVVSITEQQQRQKKVCSGTGETVAPCSVIGSGKESCVKMGGSGGVVLLEVMKTRKTVTLKMTVAQLHCRHQSTMRRTAAMTLKKMMMTVMTSLTTTKTTMSSTTMLPMMMVMIVMMIV, encoded by the exons GCAGCAATCTTGCAGCAGACTTCCGAATATATTTCCAGTCTTGAGAGGGATAAAACTACCGTGATGGCTGAGAATGACCGCCTGAGGCAACAACTGATGAACATCAATAATACTCTAAACTCCATCAATGCTGCCGTGGCCGAAGAGTCACCACCTCCGAAGAGGAAGAAGCGAGATACAG AATCATCTGATGAAGGTATTGGACTGTGCGAAGAAAGCACTCAGCTTGATGAGATGCGCAAGAAACTGCTTGACATCCAACTGCACTTTGATCAAGAGAAACGAATGAGGCTCAAGTTTGAGGACCGGTCAAGGGCTCTAGAGGCCAAACTGCAGAAGCTCTCCAGCCACGTACTGGACAAAGAAGCTGTG ATGAGTCTAAATGAAGTCGATGAAAAGCCGAGCCAACCCTTGTTCAACTCCTCCATGTCCCGGCGTAATTTAGAGACCATAGTAGAGGCCATCCGACACTTGGAAGGGGACCGAATTGGATTGGCAATAGAAGAACAGCAGcacccaaacaacaacaacaacatgtcaCAATTTGATGAAGTTGAATGCATCAATGCACCACCTGCACACCAACATGGCAATGCTGTGTATAATAGCAGTGGTGGAAGAGGGGTAGTTAGCATCACAGAGCAACAACAGAGGCAGAAGAAGGTGTGCAGCGGGACAGGTGAAACAGTGGCCCCTTGCTCTGTTATAGGGTCAGGTAAAGAAAGCTGTGTGAAGATGGGTGGAAGTGGTGGCGTGGTGTTGTTGGAGGTGATGAAGACAAGGAAAACTGTCACTCTAAAGATGACAGTGGCACAACTCCACTGTCGTCACCAATCAACAATGAGGAGGACGGCAGCGATGAcattgaagaagatgatgatgacggtgatgacatcactgacgacgacgaagacgacgatgtCATCAACGACAATGCtgccgatgatgatggtgatgattgtaatgatgattgtgtag